In one Mucilaginibacter sp. PAMB04168 genomic region, the following are encoded:
- a CDS encoding MFS transporter, which produces MNLRPSEFLADSQVKKGLNMVMADGMTSEAMVVFTSGTFLTAMAVNMGATNFQLGLFAALPTFTTVFQLFSIWMVRRFNNRRVITALFNFLARLPILAIGIIPFVFSRGTSIQVLLLMLFFQHVFGDIAGASWNSWIKDLVPGQQLGAFFSRRSRMAQVLNVTLSLTTAIGIDYIKVHYPQQEILTYHILFLLGGALGLASVAFLLRTPEPQAQVMDDRLLKLFGKPLKNKNFKNLLIFNSFWAFALNLATPFFSVFMLKTIGLPLSYIIGLGILGQISGILSLKIWGNYSDWFSNKTIISICAPLYITCILAFAFVGMPESKLVSVLMLIAIHVFSGVATAGINLALSNIGFKLAPKHESIVYISTKNMFVAFFSTIAPMLGGLMADFFATHPFTWNMQFSTAAQTQNITVLNLQGWNYFFIIGGLLALSSLRFLSKIKEEGEVDKDVVVTHMQVRFRSRVRYNLGREVTNSIYHPSATMKRKVVKMMKYRKQRREFLRNTA; this is translated from the coding sequence ATGAACTTACGTCCTTCTGAATTTTTAGCCGATAGCCAGGTAAAAAAAGGCTTAAACATGGTAATGGCCGATGGTATGACCTCTGAGGCCATGGTAGTATTTACCAGTGGTACCTTTTTAACGGCTATGGCTGTTAATATGGGTGCTACCAACTTTCAACTGGGCTTGTTTGCGGCCCTTCCAACTTTTACAACCGTATTTCAGCTGTTCTCTATTTGGATGGTGCGGCGCTTCAATAACCGGCGTGTTATTACGGCGTTGTTTAACTTTTTAGCACGGTTGCCCATACTGGCTATTGGTATTATTCCTTTTGTGTTTAGTAGGGGTACCAGTATACAAGTATTGTTGCTGATGCTGTTTTTTCAGCACGTGTTTGGCGATATAGCTGGCGCCAGCTGGAATTCTTGGATCAAGGACCTGGTTCCGGGCCAGCAGTTGGGCGCTTTTTTTTCGCGCCGCAGCCGTATGGCACAAGTGCTTAACGTTACGCTGAGCCTTACCACAGCTATAGGTATAGATTATATTAAGGTGCATTATCCGCAACAGGAAATACTAACTTATCATATCCTTTTTCTGTTAGGTGGCGCATTGGGTTTGGCCAGTGTGGCATTCCTGTTGCGAACGCCCGAGCCACAGGCACAAGTGATGGATGACCGCCTGCTGAAACTTTTTGGCAAGCCACTTAAGAACAAGAACTTCAAAAACCTGCTCATTTTTAATTCGTTCTGGGCATTTGCGTTAAACCTGGCTACGCCGTTCTTTTCGGTATTTATGCTCAAAACTATAGGTTTGCCTTTGTCGTACATCATTGGGCTGGGTATATTAGGGCAAATAAGCGGCATACTTTCTTTAAAGATATGGGGCAATTATTCGGATTGGTTCAGCAATAAAACCATCATCAGCATTTGTGCGCCTTTATACATCACCTGCATACTGGCATTTGCTTTTGTAGGTATGCCCGAGTCAAAACTGGTATCTGTTTTAATGCTGATTGCCATTCATGTGTTTAGCGGTGTGGCCACAGCCGGTATTAATTTGGCGTTAAGCAACATTGGTTTTAAGCTAGCGCCCAAGCATGAGTCTATTGTTTACATCTCCACCAAGAACATGTTTGTGGCTTTCTTCTCTACCATTGCGCCCATGCTGGGCGGTTTAATGGCCGATTTTTTTGCTACGCACCCTTTCACCTGGAACATGCAGTTTAGTACGGCGGCACAAACACAAAATATAACCGTGTTAAATTTGCAAGGCTGGAACTACTTTTTTATCATCGGGGGCCTGCTGGCTTTGAGCTCATTGCGCTTTTTAAGCAAAATTAAAGAGGAAGGAGAGGTTGATAAAGATGTTGTGGTAACACACATGCAGGTACGTTTCCGTAGCAGAGTACGTTACAACCTGGGCCGTGAAGTAACCAATAGTATCTATCATCCATCTGCTACCATGAAACGTAAAGTGGTAAAGATGATGAAATACCGTAAGCAGCGCCGCGAGTTTTTACGCAATACGGCATAA
- a CDS encoding PKD domain-containing protein, with protein sequence MSIPRLICVFVFFASLLCANLYVLGQSNKGTEFWTAYMAHINGTASRMSLYISADAATDFKVELADGTVVLAESIAANTVKTVDIPSLAYLGNTEYSGGPGNKKGIHITSTLPVAVYAHIYDRNVSGATLLLPVNSLNKDYYSINFTQRSNQEPAFSTFAIIATEDGTRVQIIPSANIVERTGNTNVTKYQAGQLYEILLNKGDVYQGTSPNDLTGTRILSVASATGDCKKIAVFSGSSKIRIGESTNGSSDNLFQQVYPTAVWGKNFIAAPLKGRAYDIVRVIYSDPTANVTINGSPVTPTSTAGSIAYYQFNNLNQDNVNAVKVIKSDKPIQVVQYAVTQNNGINAAGAPIAVIEAAGDPEMIYLPPVEQGLRRITLYSPSAFAITANYINIIIPTAAKSSFTLDGVSRGSDFTDIPNSVYSYAQIGVSSGQHTINAAESFNAIAYGFGQAESYGYAAGTNLLNLNEFITLNGLASSSSQLLGCTGVPYYLQLTVPYQPTKILWNPADGSAPVTQNNPAFFKNEALPDGTVLYTYRFVRTVTYPTGNFTASATVTLPLVTSTDCGSEKIVDFNFNIANYPVANFTPPVNNCAGSTLQFTDESDAAGSIITSWQWDFGDGFATTGNPNTSILPSPQHTYTRGGDYTVKLTVVNENGCESPTITKVVHVNKNPTVAFQFTSPDCQGKEVTFTDLSAANEGNITEWKWTFDDGTTEIKTTAAPFTHTFTDLRDYNISLQITTDKGCTNTLTKVVSVHALPLVSFNLPDACIQNAATFTSTSTISDGTEAGFTYQWDFGDPNATAANPNVVSGKQVSHRYTQVRGIDNPYKVKLKVTSLYGCVTELTQDFVVNGSQPKAVIKFPAQICSTDNLVIESESYVADVGNITKYIVYYDYDGDRTNMEIYDKDHLPIPADKKFLHQYPMFNTPATKTYRIYVEVYSGGDDCRDVYTNTVTVNANPLITLTHAADICQESLPTQFGENKTIYTGTGVFTGPGVSPAGEFNPKAAGPGTHEITYTFTTDGTSCTYQEKFSIVVYPTPVITGKRDITVNLGEQVAIDPLVVSLNRSPLTYVWTPRLGLNQNNVMSPIASPAADTKYLLTVTSGNGCVAYAYFNINVIASPVIFNTFTPNGDGNNDFWKIPNMEAYPKATVEVFNRNGSKVFNSIGYPVPWDGRYNGSDLPAATYYYIINLKNGKPVLSGPVTIIR encoded by the coding sequence GTGAGCATACCCAGGCTTATTTGTGTATTTGTATTTTTTGCAAGCCTTTTGTGTGCTAACTTATATGTGCTTGGTCAAAGCAACAAGGGCACCGAGTTTTGGACAGCCTACATGGCGCATATCAACGGCACAGCAAGCCGCATGAGCCTTTACATAAGCGCCGATGCTGCTACCGACTTTAAAGTAGAACTGGCCGATGGTACCGTAGTTTTAGCCGAATCCATTGCTGCTAACACAGTTAAAACCGTTGATATCCCCTCATTAGCTTACCTTGGCAATACAGAATACAGTGGTGGCCCGGGCAATAAAAAGGGAATACATATAACCTCTACCCTGCCTGTTGCGGTATATGCGCATATTTACGATCGCAATGTATCGGGCGCAACATTGCTGTTGCCCGTAAATTCCTTAAACAAGGATTACTATTCAATTAACTTTACACAGCGGTCTAACCAAGAACCGGCCTTTTCAACGTTTGCAATCATAGCAACGGAGGACGGTACACGTGTGCAGATAATTCCTTCTGCTAATATTGTAGAAAGGACTGGTAATACCAATGTTACTAAGTATCAGGCCGGGCAGTTGTATGAAATCCTCTTAAATAAAGGCGATGTATATCAGGGCACGTCGCCTAATGACTTAACCGGAACACGCATATTATCTGTAGCTAGCGCAACCGGCGACTGTAAAAAGATAGCGGTTTTCTCCGGCAGCAGCAAAATCAGGATCGGCGAGTCTACTAACGGATCTTCAGACAACCTGTTCCAGCAGGTTTACCCAACTGCTGTTTGGGGCAAAAACTTTATTGCGGCACCATTAAAGGGTCGTGCTTATGATATCGTCAGGGTGATTTACAGTGATCCTACGGCAAACGTTACCATTAATGGCTCGCCGGTTACACCTACCAGCACGGCTGGCTCCATCGCTTATTACCAGTTTAATAATTTAAACCAAGACAATGTCAACGCTGTAAAGGTTATCAAATCCGACAAGCCAATACAAGTGGTGCAGTATGCGGTAACACAAAATAATGGTATAAATGCAGCCGGAGCGCCAATAGCCGTTATAGAAGCAGCAGGCGACCCCGAAATGATCTACTTACCGCCTGTAGAACAGGGATTAAGAAGAATAACGTTATATTCTCCCAGCGCATTTGCTATTACAGCCAACTATATTAATATCATTATTCCAACCGCTGCTAAATCATCTTTCACACTTGATGGAGTTTCGCGCGGAAGTGATTTTACAGATATACCTAACTCTGTTTACTCCTATGCACAAATAGGTGTATCAAGTGGCCAGCACACCATTAATGCTGCCGAAAGTTTTAACGCCATTGCTTACGGTTTTGGTCAGGCCGAATCATACGGTTATGCAGCGGGCACCAATTTGTTAAACTTAAACGAATTTATTACGCTGAATGGCTTGGCAAGCAGCAGCTCGCAACTGCTGGGTTGTACAGGCGTGCCTTATTATTTACAACTCACCGTACCCTACCAACCCACAAAGATACTTTGGAACCCGGCTGATGGTTCGGCACCGGTTACACAAAACAATCCTGCCTTTTTTAAGAATGAGGCACTGCCTGATGGCACCGTTTTGTACACCTATCGCTTTGTTCGCACCGTTACTTACCCTACCGGAAACTTCACCGCGTCGGCAACTGTAACGCTCCCGTTAGTTACCAGTACCGATTGCGGTTCCGAAAAAATTGTCGACTTTAATTTCAACATTGCCAACTACCCGGTGGCCAACTTTACACCGCCTGTAAATAACTGCGCAGGCAGCACGCTACAGTTTACCGATGAGTCTGACGCCGCAGGAAGCATTATCACAAGCTGGCAATGGGATTTTGGCGACGGCTTTGCTACCACTGGTAATCCAAACACATCTATTTTACCAAGTCCTCAACATACCTATACCCGCGGTGGTGATTATACTGTAAAACTTACTGTTGTTAACGAGAATGGGTGCGAATCGCCAACTATAACCAAAGTTGTGCATGTCAATAAAAACCCAACCGTGGCATTCCAATTTACCTCGCCCGACTGCCAGGGCAAGGAAGTAACCTTTACGGACCTTTCCGCCGCTAATGAAGGCAACATTACCGAATGGAAGTGGACTTTTGACGATGGTACAACCGAAATAAAAACAACGGCGGCACCCTTTACACATACATTTACCGACCTACGCGACTACAACATAAGCCTGCAAATTACTACAGACAAAGGCTGTACAAATACGTTAACCAAGGTGGTGAGCGTGCACGCGCTACCCTTAGTTAGCTTTAACCTGCCCGATGCCTGTATACAAAATGCAGCTACCTTTACCAGCACCAGTACCATATCAGACGGTACAGAGGCCGGTTTTACTTACCAGTGGGATTTTGGCGATCCGAATGCCACAGCGGCAAATCCCAATGTTGTGTCTGGCAAGCAGGTAAGCCACCGTTACACGCAGGTACGGGGCATTGACAATCCGTATAAGGTTAAATTAAAAGTGACCTCCCTATACGGCTGCGTAACCGAACTTACACAAGATTTTGTGGTGAACGGTTCACAGCCCAAGGCTGTTATTAAATTCCCTGCGCAGATTTGCAGCACCGATAATCTGGTTATTGAAAGTGAATCATATGTGGCCGATGTTGGCAATATCACCAAATACATAGTCTATTACGATTACGACGGCGACAGAACTAACATGGAGATATATGACAAAGACCATTTGCCTATACCTGCCGATAAAAAGTTTCTGCATCAGTACCCCATGTTTAATACGCCTGCAACTAAAACCTATCGCATTTATGTAGAAGTTTATTCGGGCGGTGACGATTGCAGGGATGTTTATACCAACACAGTAACGGTAAATGCCAATCCTCTTATTACCCTTACCCATGCGGCCGATATATGCCAGGAAAGTTTGCCAACGCAGTTTGGCGAGAACAAAACCATATACACCGGCACAGGCGTATTTACAGGCCCGGGTGTATCGCCTGCCGGTGAGTTTAACCCTAAAGCAGCCGGACCAGGCACCCACGAAATAACTTACACTTTTACTACCGATGGTACATCATGTACCTATCAGGAAAAATTCAGTATTGTAGTTTACCCTACGCCAGTTATTACCGGCAAACGCGATATAACCGTTAACTTAGGCGAGCAGGTTGCTATAGATCCGCTGGTGGTGTCACTCAACCGGTCGCCGCTTACCTATGTATGGACACCCAGATTGGGATTAAATCAAAATAATGTTATGAGCCCGATTGCCAGTCCGGCAGCCGATACCAAATACCTGCTTACTGTTACATCGGGCAATGGCTGCGTTGCTTATGCTTATTTTAATATTAATGTTATTGCATCGCCTGTTATTTTTAACACCTTCACACCCAATGGCGACGGAAACAACGACTTTTGGAAAATTCCAAATATGGAAGCTTATCCAAAAGCTACCGTGGAGGTATTTAACCGGAACGGCTCGAAAGTATTTAACTCTATAGGCTACCCGGTGCCGTGGGATGGACGCTACAATGGTTCGGATTTACCTGCAGCCACTTACTATTATATCATCAATTTAAAAAATGGCAAGCCTGTGCTATCAGGTCCTGTGACTATTATACGGTAA